Proteins encoded in a region of the Pieris brassicae chromosome 3, ilPieBrab1.1, whole genome shotgun sequence genome:
- the LOC123707644 gene encoding matrix metalloproteinase-14 isoform X1, whose amino-acid sequence MYSARESISSNMAFISKNSLRILWTSVAALIFLTRSSAAPTFGGTDKAMSNYDIDFQMYLAQYGYLSPSVKNPSSGHIMDESSWRRAIAEFQSFAGLNTTGELDDETINVMSLPRCGVRDKVGFGESRAKRYALQGSRWRVKNLTYKISKYPARLNRAEVDAELAKAFSVWADYTDLTFTQKGKGQVHIEIRFEKGEHGDGDPFDGPGGTLAHAYFPVYGGDAHFDDAEVWSINSKRGTNLFQVAAHEFGHSLGLSHSDVRSALMAPFYRGYDPAFQLDQDDIQGIQALYGHKSQIDIGGGFSQNPKIPRATTQQPASEDPALCSDPSFDTIFNSADGATFIFKGEHYWKLTENGVAAGYPRLISRAWPGLPGNIDAAFTYKNGKTYFFKGSKYWRYNGQKVDGDYPKDISEGFTGIPDNIDAALVWSGNGKIYFYKGSKFWRFDPAQRPPVKSTYPKPLSNWEGIPDNVDAALQYTNGYTYFFKGGTYWRFNDRTFSVDTDDPAFPRSTGYWWLGCSSSPRGTVGGNARLIVPPADDEDVGDILFDADGAHDGAGNSGFVANSNIWTLGLALAVALCSRCA is encoded by the exons TCTAACTATGACATTGACTTCCAGATGTACTTAGCTCAATATGGCTACCTCAGCCCATCTGTGAAGAATCCCTCCAGTGGGCATATTATGGATGAAAGTTCTTGGAGACGAGCAATTGCAGAGTTCCAGAGCTTTGCTGGATTGAATACGACAG gtgAACTGGATGACGAGACGATTAATGTGATGTCATTACCAAGATGCGGTGTTCGTGATAAGGTGGGCTTTGGTGAAAGCCGAGCGAAGCGATACGCACTTCAAG GCTCCAGATGGCGTGTGAAGAATCTAACATACAAGATCTCAAAGTACCCAGCAAGGCTGAATCGCGCTGAAGTGGACGCGGAATTAGCCAAAGCTTTTTCTGTTTGGGCTGACTACACCGACCTAACATTTACTCAGAAAGGAAAAGGACAAGTACACATTGAAAtaag GTTTGAGAAAGGTGAGCACGGTGATGGTGATCCCTTCGACGGACCTGGTGGTACTCTTGCCCACGCCTATTTCCct gtgTACGGTGGCGATGCCCATTTCGACGATGCGGAAGTGTGGTCTATCAATTCAAAACGAGGAACAAACCTTTTCCAA GTAGCCGCCCACGAATTTGGTCACTCGCTGGGACTTTCCCACAGCGATGTAAGATCAGCTCTGATGGCACCCTTCTATAGGGGCTATGACCCCGCCTTCCAGTTGGACCAAGATGATATTCAGGGGATTcag gcTCTATACGGGCACAAATCCCAAATCGACATCGGAGGTGGTTTCTCCCAAAACCCGAAAATCCCTCGCGCTACAACTCAACAGCCGGCATCAGAAGATCCCGCTTTGTGTTCCGACCCCAGCTTTGACACCATCTTCAACTCCGCTGACGGCgctacatttattttcaaag GCGAACACTATTGGAAGCTAACAGAAAACGGAGTAGCAGCTGGCTATCCTCGCCTCATCTCTCGGGCATGGCCTGGTCTCCCTGGCAACATCGATGCTGCCTTCACATACAAGAACGGGAAAACCTATTTCTTTAAGGGATCTAAGTACTGGAGGTATAACGGACAGAAAGTGGACGGTGACTATCCCAAGGACATTAGTGAAG GCTTCACAGGTATCCCAGATAACATAGATGCAGCTTTAGTCTGGTCTGGTAACGGCAAGATTTACTTCTACAAAGGCTCCAAGTTCTGGAGATTCGACCCAGCGCAACGGCCACCTGTTAAATCCACTTATCCAAAACCCTTATCCAATTGGGAGGGAATACCAGACAATGTGGACGCGGCTCTGCAGTATACTAACGGATACACGTACTTCTTCAAGGGTGGCACGTACTGGCGATTCAATGATAGAACTTTCAGC GTGGACACAGACGATCCAGCGTTCCCCAGGTCAACAGGTTACTGGTGGCTGGGCTGCAGCAGCTCCCCACGAGGGACTGTCGGAGGTAACGCCAGACTCATTGTTCCACCCGCTGATGATGAAGACGTCGGAGATATACTCTTCGACGCAG ATGGAGCTCATGATGGGGCTGGAAATAGCGGATTCGTGGCGAATTCCAATATCTGGACTCTGGGTCTGGCTCTGGCGGTAGCGCTATGCTCCCGTTGCGCCTAG
- the LOC123707644 gene encoding matrix metalloproteinase-14 isoform X4: MYSARESISSNMAFISKNSLRILWTSVAALIFLTRSSAAPTFGGTDKAMSNYDIDFQMYLAQYGYLSPSVKNPSSGHIMDESSWRRAIAEFQSFAGLNTTGELDDETINVMSLPRCGVRDKVGFGESRAKRYALQGSRWRVKNLTYKISKYPARLNRAEVDAELAKAFSVWADYTDLTFTQKGKGQVHIEIRFEKGEHGDGDPFDGPGGTLAHAYFPVYGGDAHFDDAEVWSINSKRGTNLFQVAAHEFGHSLGLSHSDVRSALMAPFYRGYDPAFQLDQDDIQGIQALYGHKSQIDIGGGFSQNPKIPRATTQQPASEDPALCSDPSFDTIFNSADGATFIFKGEHYWKLTENGVAAGYPRLISRAWPGLPGNIDAAFTYKNGKTYFFKGSKYWRYNGQKVDGDYPKDISEGFTGIPDNIDAALVWSGNGKIYFYKGSKFWRFDPAQRPPVKSTYPKPLSNWEGIPDNVDAALQYTNGYTYFFKGGTYWRFNDRTFSVDTDDPAFPRSTGYWWLGCSSSPRGTVGDGAHDGAGNSGFVANSNIWTLGLALAVALCSRCA; this comes from the exons TCTAACTATGACATTGACTTCCAGATGTACTTAGCTCAATATGGCTACCTCAGCCCATCTGTGAAGAATCCCTCCAGTGGGCATATTATGGATGAAAGTTCTTGGAGACGAGCAATTGCAGAGTTCCAGAGCTTTGCTGGATTGAATACGACAG gtgAACTGGATGACGAGACGATTAATGTGATGTCATTACCAAGATGCGGTGTTCGTGATAAGGTGGGCTTTGGTGAAAGCCGAGCGAAGCGATACGCACTTCAAG GCTCCAGATGGCGTGTGAAGAATCTAACATACAAGATCTCAAAGTACCCAGCAAGGCTGAATCGCGCTGAAGTGGACGCGGAATTAGCCAAAGCTTTTTCTGTTTGGGCTGACTACACCGACCTAACATTTACTCAGAAAGGAAAAGGACAAGTACACATTGAAAtaag GTTTGAGAAAGGTGAGCACGGTGATGGTGATCCCTTCGACGGACCTGGTGGTACTCTTGCCCACGCCTATTTCCct gtgTACGGTGGCGATGCCCATTTCGACGATGCGGAAGTGTGGTCTATCAATTCAAAACGAGGAACAAACCTTTTCCAA GTAGCCGCCCACGAATTTGGTCACTCGCTGGGACTTTCCCACAGCGATGTAAGATCAGCTCTGATGGCACCCTTCTATAGGGGCTATGACCCCGCCTTCCAGTTGGACCAAGATGATATTCAGGGGATTcag gcTCTATACGGGCACAAATCCCAAATCGACATCGGAGGTGGTTTCTCCCAAAACCCGAAAATCCCTCGCGCTACAACTCAACAGCCGGCATCAGAAGATCCCGCTTTGTGTTCCGACCCCAGCTTTGACACCATCTTCAACTCCGCTGACGGCgctacatttattttcaaag GCGAACACTATTGGAAGCTAACAGAAAACGGAGTAGCAGCTGGCTATCCTCGCCTCATCTCTCGGGCATGGCCTGGTCTCCCTGGCAACATCGATGCTGCCTTCACATACAAGAACGGGAAAACCTATTTCTTTAAGGGATCTAAGTACTGGAGGTATAACGGACAGAAAGTGGACGGTGACTATCCCAAGGACATTAGTGAAG GCTTCACAGGTATCCCAGATAACATAGATGCAGCTTTAGTCTGGTCTGGTAACGGCAAGATTTACTTCTACAAAGGCTCCAAGTTCTGGAGATTCGACCCAGCGCAACGGCCACCTGTTAAATCCACTTATCCAAAACCCTTATCCAATTGGGAGGGAATACCAGACAATGTGGACGCGGCTCTGCAGTATACTAACGGATACACGTACTTCTTCAAGGGTGGCACGTACTGGCGATTCAATGATAGAACTTTCAGC GTGGACACAGACGATCCAGCGTTCCCCAGGTCAACAGGTTACTGGTGGCTGGGCTGCAGCAGCTCCCCACGAGGGACTGTCGGAG ATGGAGCTCATGATGGGGCTGGAAATAGCGGATTCGTGGCGAATTCCAATATCTGGACTCTGGGTCTGGCTCTGGCGGTAGCGCTATGCTCCCGTTGCGCCTAG
- the LOC123707644 gene encoding matrix metalloproteinase-2 isoform X2, with protein sequence MYSARESISSNMAFISKNSLRILWTSVAALIFLTRSSAAPTFGGTDKAMMYLAQYGYLSPSVKNPSSGHIMDESSWRRAIAEFQSFAGLNTTGELDDETINVMSLPRCGVRDKVGFGESRAKRYALQGSRWRVKNLTYKISKYPARLNRAEVDAELAKAFSVWADYTDLTFTQKGKGQVHIEIRFEKGEHGDGDPFDGPGGTLAHAYFPVYGGDAHFDDAEVWSINSKRGTNLFQVAAHEFGHSLGLSHSDVRSALMAPFYRGYDPAFQLDQDDIQGIQALYGHKSQIDIGGGFSQNPKIPRATTQQPASEDPALCSDPSFDTIFNSADGATFIFKGEHYWKLTENGVAAGYPRLISRAWPGLPGNIDAAFTYKNGKTYFFKGSKYWRYNGQKVDGDYPKDISEGFTGIPDNIDAALVWSGNGKIYFYKGSKFWRFDPAQRPPVKSTYPKPLSNWEGIPDNVDAALQYTNGYTYFFKGGTYWRFNDRTFSVDTDDPAFPRSTGYWWLGCSSSPRGTVGGNARLIVPPADDEDVGDILFDADGAHDGAGNSGFVANSNIWTLGLALAVALCSRCA encoded by the exons ATGTACTTAGCTCAATATGGCTACCTCAGCCCATCTGTGAAGAATCCCTCCAGTGGGCATATTATGGATGAAAGTTCTTGGAGACGAGCAATTGCAGAGTTCCAGAGCTTTGCTGGATTGAATACGACAG gtgAACTGGATGACGAGACGATTAATGTGATGTCATTACCAAGATGCGGTGTTCGTGATAAGGTGGGCTTTGGTGAAAGCCGAGCGAAGCGATACGCACTTCAAG GCTCCAGATGGCGTGTGAAGAATCTAACATACAAGATCTCAAAGTACCCAGCAAGGCTGAATCGCGCTGAAGTGGACGCGGAATTAGCCAAAGCTTTTTCTGTTTGGGCTGACTACACCGACCTAACATTTACTCAGAAAGGAAAAGGACAAGTACACATTGAAAtaag GTTTGAGAAAGGTGAGCACGGTGATGGTGATCCCTTCGACGGACCTGGTGGTACTCTTGCCCACGCCTATTTCCct gtgTACGGTGGCGATGCCCATTTCGACGATGCGGAAGTGTGGTCTATCAATTCAAAACGAGGAACAAACCTTTTCCAA GTAGCCGCCCACGAATTTGGTCACTCGCTGGGACTTTCCCACAGCGATGTAAGATCAGCTCTGATGGCACCCTTCTATAGGGGCTATGACCCCGCCTTCCAGTTGGACCAAGATGATATTCAGGGGATTcag gcTCTATACGGGCACAAATCCCAAATCGACATCGGAGGTGGTTTCTCCCAAAACCCGAAAATCCCTCGCGCTACAACTCAACAGCCGGCATCAGAAGATCCCGCTTTGTGTTCCGACCCCAGCTTTGACACCATCTTCAACTCCGCTGACGGCgctacatttattttcaaag GCGAACACTATTGGAAGCTAACAGAAAACGGAGTAGCAGCTGGCTATCCTCGCCTCATCTCTCGGGCATGGCCTGGTCTCCCTGGCAACATCGATGCTGCCTTCACATACAAGAACGGGAAAACCTATTTCTTTAAGGGATCTAAGTACTGGAGGTATAACGGACAGAAAGTGGACGGTGACTATCCCAAGGACATTAGTGAAG GCTTCACAGGTATCCCAGATAACATAGATGCAGCTTTAGTCTGGTCTGGTAACGGCAAGATTTACTTCTACAAAGGCTCCAAGTTCTGGAGATTCGACCCAGCGCAACGGCCACCTGTTAAATCCACTTATCCAAAACCCTTATCCAATTGGGAGGGAATACCAGACAATGTGGACGCGGCTCTGCAGTATACTAACGGATACACGTACTTCTTCAAGGGTGGCACGTACTGGCGATTCAATGATAGAACTTTCAGC GTGGACACAGACGATCCAGCGTTCCCCAGGTCAACAGGTTACTGGTGGCTGGGCTGCAGCAGCTCCCCACGAGGGACTGTCGGAGGTAACGCCAGACTCATTGTTCCACCCGCTGATGATGAAGACGTCGGAGATATACTCTTCGACGCAG ATGGAGCTCATGATGGGGCTGGAAATAGCGGATTCGTGGCGAATTCCAATATCTGGACTCTGGGTCTGGCTCTGGCGGTAGCGCTATGCTCCCGTTGCGCCTAG
- the LOC123707644 gene encoding matrix metalloproteinase-2 isoform X7, with product MYSARESISSNMAFISKNSLRILWTSVAALIFLTRSSAAPTFGGTDKAMMYLAQYGYLSPSVKNPSSGHIMDESSWRRAIAEFQSFAGLNTTGELDDETINVMSLPRCGVRDKVGFGESRAKRYALQGSRWRVKNLTYKISKYPARLNRAEVDAELAKAFSVWADYTDLTFTQKGKGQVHIEIRFEKGEHGDGDPFDGPGGTLAHAYFPVYGGDAHFDDAEVWSINSKRGTNLFQVAAHEFGHSLGLSHSDVRSALMAPFYRGYDPAFQLDQDDIQGIQALYGHKSQIDIGGGFSQNPKIPRATTQQPASEDPALCSDPSFDTIFNSADGATFIFKGEHYWKLTENGVAAGYPRLISRAWPGLPGNIDAAFTYKNGKTYFFKGSKYWRYNGQKVDGDYPKDISEGFTGIPDNIDAALVWSGNGKIYFYKGSKFWRFDPAQRPPVKSTYPKPLSNWEGIPDNVDAALQYTNGYTYFFKGGTYWRFNDRTFSVDTDDPAFPRSTGYWWLGCSSSPRGTVGGNARLIVPPADDEDVGDILFDAVIHVQSDGARV from the exons ATGTACTTAGCTCAATATGGCTACCTCAGCCCATCTGTGAAGAATCCCTCCAGTGGGCATATTATGGATGAAAGTTCTTGGAGACGAGCAATTGCAGAGTTCCAGAGCTTTGCTGGATTGAATACGACAG gtgAACTGGATGACGAGACGATTAATGTGATGTCATTACCAAGATGCGGTGTTCGTGATAAGGTGGGCTTTGGTGAAAGCCGAGCGAAGCGATACGCACTTCAAG GCTCCAGATGGCGTGTGAAGAATCTAACATACAAGATCTCAAAGTACCCAGCAAGGCTGAATCGCGCTGAAGTGGACGCGGAATTAGCCAAAGCTTTTTCTGTTTGGGCTGACTACACCGACCTAACATTTACTCAGAAAGGAAAAGGACAAGTACACATTGAAAtaag GTTTGAGAAAGGTGAGCACGGTGATGGTGATCCCTTCGACGGACCTGGTGGTACTCTTGCCCACGCCTATTTCCct gtgTACGGTGGCGATGCCCATTTCGACGATGCGGAAGTGTGGTCTATCAATTCAAAACGAGGAACAAACCTTTTCCAA GTAGCCGCCCACGAATTTGGTCACTCGCTGGGACTTTCCCACAGCGATGTAAGATCAGCTCTGATGGCACCCTTCTATAGGGGCTATGACCCCGCCTTCCAGTTGGACCAAGATGATATTCAGGGGATTcag gcTCTATACGGGCACAAATCCCAAATCGACATCGGAGGTGGTTTCTCCCAAAACCCGAAAATCCCTCGCGCTACAACTCAACAGCCGGCATCAGAAGATCCCGCTTTGTGTTCCGACCCCAGCTTTGACACCATCTTCAACTCCGCTGACGGCgctacatttattttcaaag GCGAACACTATTGGAAGCTAACAGAAAACGGAGTAGCAGCTGGCTATCCTCGCCTCATCTCTCGGGCATGGCCTGGTCTCCCTGGCAACATCGATGCTGCCTTCACATACAAGAACGGGAAAACCTATTTCTTTAAGGGATCTAAGTACTGGAGGTATAACGGACAGAAAGTGGACGGTGACTATCCCAAGGACATTAGTGAAG GCTTCACAGGTATCCCAGATAACATAGATGCAGCTTTAGTCTGGTCTGGTAACGGCAAGATTTACTTCTACAAAGGCTCCAAGTTCTGGAGATTCGACCCAGCGCAACGGCCACCTGTTAAATCCACTTATCCAAAACCCTTATCCAATTGGGAGGGAATACCAGACAATGTGGACGCGGCTCTGCAGTATACTAACGGATACACGTACTTCTTCAAGGGTGGCACGTACTGGCGATTCAATGATAGAACTTTCAGC GTGGACACAGACGATCCAGCGTTCCCCAGGTCAACAGGTTACTGGTGGCTGGGCTGCAGCAGCTCCCCACGAGGGACTGTCGGAGGTAACGCCAGACTCATTGTTCCACCCGCTGATGATGAAGACGTCGGAGATATACTCTTCGACGCAG TGATCCACGTACAGTCAGATGGAGCTAGAGTGTAG
- the LOC123707644 gene encoding matrix metalloproteinase-14 isoform X9 — MYSARESISSNMAFISKNSLRILWTSVAALIFLTRSSAAPTFGGTDKAMSNYDIDFQMYLAQYGYLSPSVKNPSSGHIMDESSWRRAIAEFQSFAGLNTTGELDDETINVMSLPRCGVRDKVGFGESRAKRYALQGSRWRVKNLTYKISKYPARLNRAEVDAELAKAFSVWADYTDLTFTQKGKGQVHIEIRFEKGEHGDGDPFDGPGGTLAHAYFPVYGGDAHFDDAEVWSINSKRGTNLFQVAAHEFGHSLGLSHSDVRSALMAPFYRGYDPAFQLDQDDIQGIQALYGHKSQIDIGGGFSQNPKIPRATTQQPASEDPALCSDPSFDTIFNSADGATFIFKGEHYWKLTENGVAAGYPRLISRAWPGLPGNIDAAFTYKNGKTYFFKGSKYWRYNGQKVDGDYPKDISEGFTGIPDNIDAALVWSGNGKIYFYKGSKFWRFDPAQRPPVKSTYPKPLSNWEGIPDNVDAALQYTNGYTYFFKGGTYWRFNDRTFSVDTDDPAFPRSTGYWWLGCSSSPRGTVGVIHVQSDGARV, encoded by the exons TCTAACTATGACATTGACTTCCAGATGTACTTAGCTCAATATGGCTACCTCAGCCCATCTGTGAAGAATCCCTCCAGTGGGCATATTATGGATGAAAGTTCTTGGAGACGAGCAATTGCAGAGTTCCAGAGCTTTGCTGGATTGAATACGACAG gtgAACTGGATGACGAGACGATTAATGTGATGTCATTACCAAGATGCGGTGTTCGTGATAAGGTGGGCTTTGGTGAAAGCCGAGCGAAGCGATACGCACTTCAAG GCTCCAGATGGCGTGTGAAGAATCTAACATACAAGATCTCAAAGTACCCAGCAAGGCTGAATCGCGCTGAAGTGGACGCGGAATTAGCCAAAGCTTTTTCTGTTTGGGCTGACTACACCGACCTAACATTTACTCAGAAAGGAAAAGGACAAGTACACATTGAAAtaag GTTTGAGAAAGGTGAGCACGGTGATGGTGATCCCTTCGACGGACCTGGTGGTACTCTTGCCCACGCCTATTTCCct gtgTACGGTGGCGATGCCCATTTCGACGATGCGGAAGTGTGGTCTATCAATTCAAAACGAGGAACAAACCTTTTCCAA GTAGCCGCCCACGAATTTGGTCACTCGCTGGGACTTTCCCACAGCGATGTAAGATCAGCTCTGATGGCACCCTTCTATAGGGGCTATGACCCCGCCTTCCAGTTGGACCAAGATGATATTCAGGGGATTcag gcTCTATACGGGCACAAATCCCAAATCGACATCGGAGGTGGTTTCTCCCAAAACCCGAAAATCCCTCGCGCTACAACTCAACAGCCGGCATCAGAAGATCCCGCTTTGTGTTCCGACCCCAGCTTTGACACCATCTTCAACTCCGCTGACGGCgctacatttattttcaaag GCGAACACTATTGGAAGCTAACAGAAAACGGAGTAGCAGCTGGCTATCCTCGCCTCATCTCTCGGGCATGGCCTGGTCTCCCTGGCAACATCGATGCTGCCTTCACATACAAGAACGGGAAAACCTATTTCTTTAAGGGATCTAAGTACTGGAGGTATAACGGACAGAAAGTGGACGGTGACTATCCCAAGGACATTAGTGAAG GCTTCACAGGTATCCCAGATAACATAGATGCAGCTTTAGTCTGGTCTGGTAACGGCAAGATTTACTTCTACAAAGGCTCCAAGTTCTGGAGATTCGACCCAGCGCAACGGCCACCTGTTAAATCCACTTATCCAAAACCCTTATCCAATTGGGAGGGAATACCAGACAATGTGGACGCGGCTCTGCAGTATACTAACGGATACACGTACTTCTTCAAGGGTGGCACGTACTGGCGATTCAATGATAGAACTTTCAGC GTGGACACAGACGATCCAGCGTTCCCCAGGTCAACAGGTTACTGGTGGCTGGGCTGCAGCAGCTCCCCACGAGGGACTGTCGGAG TGATCCACGTACAGTCAGATGGAGCTAGAGTGTAG
- the LOC123707644 gene encoding matrix metalloproteinase-14 isoform X5: MYSARESISSNMAFISKNSLRILWTSVAALIFLTRSSAAPTFGGTDKAMSNYDIDFQMYLAQYGYLSPSVKNPSSGHIMDESSWRRAIAEFQSFAGLNTTGELDDETINVMSLPRCGVRDKVGFGESRAKRYALQGSRWRVKNLTYKISKYPARLNRAEVDAELAKAFSVWADYTDLTFTQKGKGQVHIEIRFEKGEHGDGDPFDGPGGTLAHAYFPVYGGDAHFDDAEVWSINSKRGTNLFQVAAHEFGHSLGLSHSDVRSALMAPFYRGYDPAFQLDQDDIQGIQALYGHKSQIDIGGGFSQNPKIPRATTQQPASEDPALCSDPSFDTIFNSADGATFIFKGEHYWKLTENGVAAGYPRLISRAWPGLPGNIDAAFTYKNGKTYFFKGSKYWRYNGQKVDGDYPKDISEGFTGIPDNIDAALVWSGNGKIYFYKGSKFWRFDPAQRPPVKSTYPKPLSNWEGIPDNVDAALQYTNGYTYFFKGGTYWRFNDRTFSVDTDDPAFPRSTGYWWLGCSSSPRGTVGGNARLIVPPADDEDVGDILFDAVIHVQSDGARV, translated from the exons TCTAACTATGACATTGACTTCCAGATGTACTTAGCTCAATATGGCTACCTCAGCCCATCTGTGAAGAATCCCTCCAGTGGGCATATTATGGATGAAAGTTCTTGGAGACGAGCAATTGCAGAGTTCCAGAGCTTTGCTGGATTGAATACGACAG gtgAACTGGATGACGAGACGATTAATGTGATGTCATTACCAAGATGCGGTGTTCGTGATAAGGTGGGCTTTGGTGAAAGCCGAGCGAAGCGATACGCACTTCAAG GCTCCAGATGGCGTGTGAAGAATCTAACATACAAGATCTCAAAGTACCCAGCAAGGCTGAATCGCGCTGAAGTGGACGCGGAATTAGCCAAAGCTTTTTCTGTTTGGGCTGACTACACCGACCTAACATTTACTCAGAAAGGAAAAGGACAAGTACACATTGAAAtaag GTTTGAGAAAGGTGAGCACGGTGATGGTGATCCCTTCGACGGACCTGGTGGTACTCTTGCCCACGCCTATTTCCct gtgTACGGTGGCGATGCCCATTTCGACGATGCGGAAGTGTGGTCTATCAATTCAAAACGAGGAACAAACCTTTTCCAA GTAGCCGCCCACGAATTTGGTCACTCGCTGGGACTTTCCCACAGCGATGTAAGATCAGCTCTGATGGCACCCTTCTATAGGGGCTATGACCCCGCCTTCCAGTTGGACCAAGATGATATTCAGGGGATTcag gcTCTATACGGGCACAAATCCCAAATCGACATCGGAGGTGGTTTCTCCCAAAACCCGAAAATCCCTCGCGCTACAACTCAACAGCCGGCATCAGAAGATCCCGCTTTGTGTTCCGACCCCAGCTTTGACACCATCTTCAACTCCGCTGACGGCgctacatttattttcaaag GCGAACACTATTGGAAGCTAACAGAAAACGGAGTAGCAGCTGGCTATCCTCGCCTCATCTCTCGGGCATGGCCTGGTCTCCCTGGCAACATCGATGCTGCCTTCACATACAAGAACGGGAAAACCTATTTCTTTAAGGGATCTAAGTACTGGAGGTATAACGGACAGAAAGTGGACGGTGACTATCCCAAGGACATTAGTGAAG GCTTCACAGGTATCCCAGATAACATAGATGCAGCTTTAGTCTGGTCTGGTAACGGCAAGATTTACTTCTACAAAGGCTCCAAGTTCTGGAGATTCGACCCAGCGCAACGGCCACCTGTTAAATCCACTTATCCAAAACCCTTATCCAATTGGGAGGGAATACCAGACAATGTGGACGCGGCTCTGCAGTATACTAACGGATACACGTACTTCTTCAAGGGTGGCACGTACTGGCGATTCAATGATAGAACTTTCAGC GTGGACACAGACGATCCAGCGTTCCCCAGGTCAACAGGTTACTGGTGGCTGGGCTGCAGCAGCTCCCCACGAGGGACTGTCGGAGGTAACGCCAGACTCATTGTTCCACCCGCTGATGATGAAGACGTCGGAGATATACTCTTCGACGCAG TGATCCACGTACAGTCAGATGGAGCTAGAGTGTAG